Proteins co-encoded in one Oreochromis aureus strain Israel breed Guangdong linkage group 3, ZZ_aureus, whole genome shotgun sequence genomic window:
- the LOC120438546 gene encoding macrophage mannose receptor 1-like has product MKEKSFSCDRATMQWSLFLLLLMGQCVFITCQLYEYHFIKEEMSWDEARAYCRENYTDLAKVFDLTDMRRLQDSAQSQTEAWIGLYSEPGGDNRTWHWSLPGEEYTENKTCWTAGEPNDGAYPENCVMTNAAWADYPCTSTFQFICYNETMKDNKTFHLIKTSVTWTQAQSYCRQHHTDLASGLDQIYSEEFKKLQKSKDPKVNLWIGLFRDTWRWSDGSNFSFRYWDMDSFNDGLNKKKCAMTLLERSGRWSSAGCDKRKPFFCYDDKLILIRENKTWEGALNYCRQKHHDLVSISNPHEQRWVQERAKNASTPFVWLGLQYSCTLGLWFWVNDNLVCYERWASGGKTEDFDMSAAMTTGGQHEWVSQRKNETFNFICLKH; this is encoded by the exons atgaaagaaaagtcaTTTTCATGTGACAGAGCGACGATGCAGTGGAGTCTGTTTCTGCTTCTTCTGATGG gTCAGTGTGTCTTCATCACATGTCAGCTGTATGAGTACCACTTTATTAAAGAAGAGATGAGCTGGGATGAAGCACGGGCATACTGCAGAGAGAACTACACAGACCTGGCCAAAGTGTTTGACCTGACAGACATGAGAAGACTTCAAGACTCTGCACAGAGTCAAACAGAAGCCTGGATTGGACTGTACAGCGAGCCAGGAGGAGACAACAGGACGTGGCACTGGTCTCTGCCGGGGGAGGAATACACTGAAAATAAGACCTGTTGGACAGCTGGAGAACCTAATGATGGAGCATATCCCGAGAACTGTGTGATGACAAATGCGGCGTGGGCAGATTATCCATGTACATCCACATTTCAGTTCATCTGCTATAACG AAACAATGAAAGACAACAAAACCTTTCATTTGATTAAGACGTCTGTGACCTGGACTCAGGCTCAGAGCTACTGCAGACAGCATCACACCGACCTGGCCAGTGGACTCGATCAGATATACAGTGAAGAGTTTAAGAAGCTGCAGAAGTCTAAAGACCCTAAGGTGAACTTGTGGATCGGCCTGTTCAGAGACACCTGGAGGTGGTCAGATGGGAGTAACTTCTCTTTCAGATACTGGGACATGGACTCATTTAATGATGGACTAAACAAGAAGAAATGTGCTATGACTCTGTTAGAGAGATCAGGAAGATGGAGCTCTGCTGGATGTGACAAAAGAAAGCCTTTCTTCTGCTATGATG ATAAACTGATTCTGATCAGGGAAAACAAAACCTGGGAGGGAGCCTTGAATTACTGCAGACAGAAACACCATGACCTGGTTTCAATCAGCAACCCGCATGAGCAGCGATGGGTCCAGGAAAGAGCCAAAAACGCCTCGACTCCTTTCGTGTGGCTGGGACTGCAATACTCCTGCACTCTGGGTTTATGGTTCTGGGTCAATGACAATCTAGTGTGCTATGAGAGGTGGGCTTCAGGGGGAAAGACTGAAGACTTTGACATGTCTGCAGCTATGACCACAGGAGGGCAGCACGAGTGGGTCAGTCAGAGAAAAAATgagacatttaattttatttgtttaaaacacTAA